A portion of the Mesoplasma entomophilum genome contains these proteins:
- a CDS encoding formate/nitrite transporter family protein, which yields MIKWKKRVHLTDEQKIQNYKKEILTLEQVDYSPLYSQDVAYHNYGYIHTFRVISDGLRLSNMKQFMAGILAGIWIGLVYVAVAMATYSFVGADKAVLESLVKILTGLIFGSVILLISFLGGGFVTAHMWYNRTMFKKVERWSIFLKACGLVYAGNIIGIMIFTCIFQLSGALNHSPALAQHIYNAFGKAKLYEVGSAIEAKDALKAGEIFKTIGYVFASAVLCNFLICLATQGSKSAKGNTVAAMIMYFLVLFYFAIGGYQHCVANWFGAWMLILRAISDPTTQHANMAWAFVAFNIIPALLGNFVGALIIGTFMGLFNKEFDTLLVQEARMKFLAEEIERIENKKMKIKK from the coding sequence ATGATAAAATGGAAAAAAAGAGTCCATTTAACTGATGAACAAAAAATACAAAATTACAAAAAGGAAATATTAACTTTAGAACAAGTTGATTATTCTCCACTTTATAGTCAAGACGTTGCTTATCATAACTATGGATACATTCATACATTTAGAGTTATATCTGATGGGTTAAGACTATCAAACATGAAACAATTTATGGCTGGTATTTTAGCTGGTATTTGAATTGGATTAGTTTATGTTGCAGTTGCTATGGCTACGTATTCATTTGTAGGTGCTGATAAAGCTGTACTTGAATCACTAGTAAAAATATTAACCGGATTAATATTTGGTAGTGTTATATTACTTATATCATTTCTTGGAGGGGGTTTTGTTACAGCACACATGTGATACAACAGAACAATGTTCAAGAAAGTTGAAAGATGATCAATTTTCTTAAAAGCTTGCGGACTTGTTTATGCTGGTAACATAATTGGAATTATGATATTTACTTGTATTTTTCAATTAAGTGGAGCTTTAAACCACAGCCCAGCATTGGCCCAACATATATACAATGCTTTTGGCAAAGCTAAACTTTATGAAGTAGGTTCAGCAATAGAAGCTAAAGATGCTTTAAAAGCTGGTGAAATATTTAAAACAATTGGTTATGTATTTGCAAGTGCTGTATTATGTAACTTCTTAATCTGTTTAGCAACTCAAGGTTCTAAATCAGCAAAAGGAAATACAGTTGCAGCAATGATCATGTACTTTTTAGTATTATTCTATTTTGCAATTGGTGGTTACCAACACTGTGTAGCTAACTGATTTGGCGCTTGAATGTTAATATTAAGAGCAATATCTGATCCAACAACTCAACATGCAAACATGGCTTGAGCATTCGTTGCTTTCAATATTATTCCTGCATTATTAGGTAACTTTGTTGGTGCGTTAATAATTGGAACATTTATGGGCCTATTTAACAAAGAATTTGATACATTATTGGTTCAAGAAGCTAGAATGAAATTTCTAGCAGAAGAAATTGAAAGAATTGAAAACAAAAAAATGAAAATAAAAAAATAA
- a CDS encoding PTS sugar transporter subunit IIA has product MGLFSKKSKLVEIFAPVDGEVVGLDKVEDEVFSGKMMGDGLAIVPANGDFVSPMNGELASVFPTKHAYGFREKSGVEVLVHIGLDTVNLDGEGFESFVKQGDKVNHGDPMVKVDLKFVKPKVPSITTPIIVTNQNGKEITIVKMGKVKKGELIATVG; this is encoded by the coding sequence ATGGGATTATTTAGCAAAAAAAGCAAACTTGTTGAAATCTTTGCACCAGTTGATGGTGAGGTAGTTGGATTAGACAAAGTTGAAGATGAAGTTTTTAGTGGAAAAATGATGGGTGATGGTTTAGCTATTGTTCCTGCAAATGGTGATTTTGTTTCACCAATGAATGGTGAATTAGCTAGTGTTTTCCCAACAAAACACGCATATGGATTTAGAGAAAAATCAGGAGTTGAAGTTTTAGTTCATATTGGACTAGACACAGTTAACCTTGATGGAGAAGGATTTGAATCATTTGTTAAACAAGGAGACAAAGTTAACCATGGTGACCCAATGGTTAAAGTTGACTTAAAATTTGTTAAACCAAAAGTTCCTTCAATTACAACACCTATTATTGTAACTAACCAAAATGGTAAAGAAATTACTATTGTAAAAATGGGAAAAGTTAAAAAAGGTGAATTAATCGCAACTGTTGGTTAA
- the infC gene encoding translation initiation factor IF-3 produces the protein MDQRRNNSKPIKNQDPINTFIRAREVLIIGDNGEKLGPLKRNEAIQLAEEKGLDLMQVGQQPDGLAICKILDYGKFKYQQQKKNKEAKKNQVKVENKEIRLTVNIGHHDLVTKAKKAREFLEAGDRVKISLKFKGREIAYMDLGKETLDRFYKEIEDIAKIEKEAKLNSRFLDMYVVPKK, from the coding sequence ATGGATCAAAGAAGAAACAATTCAAAACCTATTAAAAATCAAGACCCAATAAACACTTTTATTAGAGCTAGAGAAGTTTTAATCATTGGAGACAATGGTGAAAAACTAGGACCTTTAAAAAGAAATGAAGCTATTCAATTAGCTGAAGAAAAAGGTTTAGATTTAATGCAAGTAGGTCAACAACCTGATGGTTTAGCAATTTGTAAAATTTTAGATTATGGTAAATTTAAATACCAACAACAAAAGAAAAATAAAGAAGCTAAGAAAAACCAAGTTAAGGTTGAAAACAAAGAAATCAGATTGACCGTTAACATCGGTCATCATGACTTAGTTACAAAAGCTAAAAAAGCTAGAGAGTTTTTAGAAGCTGGAGATAGAGTTAAAATTTCTTTAAAATTTAAAGGTAGAGAAATTGCATACATGGATTTAGGAAAAGAAACACTGGACAGATTCTACAAGGAAATTGAAGATATAGCTAAAATTGAAAAAGAAGCTAAATTAAACTCAAGATTCTTAGACATGTACGTTGTGCCAAAGAAATAA
- the rpmI gene encoding 50S ribosomal protein L35, whose amino-acid sequence MPKMKSKKSLAKRVIAKKNGTLKRGKAYRSHRATGKTTKQKRHLEKATIVHVTDMKRIKGLLQK is encoded by the coding sequence ATGCCAAAAATGAAATCAAAAAAATCATTAGCAAAAAGAGTTATTGCTAAGAAAAACGGTACTTTAAAAAGAGGTAAAGCTTATAGATCTCACCGTGCTACAGGTAAAACTACAAAACAAAAACGTCACTTAGAAAAAGCTACAATCGTTCATGTAACAGATATGAAACGTATTAAAGGTTTATTACAAAAATAA
- the rplT gene encoding 50S ribosomal protein L20 — MARVKFGKVTRARRKRWIKRAKGYYGTKHSSYKKAHEQVVRSMAYAFIGRKQKKRDFRKLWIVRINAAVRPYGLSYSRFMNGLKLANIDVNRKMLSELAISNPEQFKLLVDASNKALASK; from the coding sequence ATGGCAAGAGTTAAATTTGGAAAAGTAACTAGAGCAAGAAGAAAACGTTGAATTAAACGTGCAAAAGGTTACTATGGAACTAAACATTCTTCATATAAAAAAGCGCACGAACAAGTAGTTCGTTCTATGGCTTACGCTTTTATCGGGCGTAAACAAAAGAAACGTGATTTTAGAAAATTATGAATTGTACGTATCAACGCAGCTGTTAGACCTTATGGTTTATCATATTCAAGATTTATGAATGGATTAAAATTAGCAAATATTGATGTTAACCGTAAAATGTTATCAGAATTAGCTATTTCAAACCCAGAACAATTTAAATTATTAGTTGATGCATCAAATAAAGCATTAGCTTCAAAATAA
- the trpS gene encoding tryptophan--tRNA ligase, whose product MQKERMITGITPSDSMSLGNYLGVVKNLIEYQNEYDLFVFVANLHAITIPKDPTQLKLKTKEMTALYIACGLDPEKMTLFLQSDVVEHSQLGWILTTQSTMGELSRMTQFKDKSAKESNGENISIPTGLFTYPCLMAADILLYDPKFVPVGVDQKQHLELARDIASRMNNKYGEMHVVPEPILTKGNIKIMDLQDPTKKMSKSSENPKAVIKMLDSPAEIANKIKAAVTDSENLIKYDPVNKPGVSNLMNIYSIIKDVSIEECNKRWEGKNYKDLKDDVTEALLELIIPIHEKYNEIIKGDYLKEVLEKGASKAKKVANKKVNKVQNKLGINWYRK is encoded by the coding sequence ATGCAAAAAGAAAGAATGATAACTGGTATTACACCGAGTGATTCAATGAGTTTGGGAAACTATTTAGGAGTCGTTAAAAATTTAATTGAGTATCAAAATGAATATGATTTATTTGTTTTTGTTGCTAATTTACATGCTATAACAATCCCTAAAGATCCAACTCAATTAAAACTTAAAACAAAGGAAATGACAGCACTTTATATTGCATGTGGACTTGACCCCGAAAAGATGACTCTTTTCTTACAATCTGATGTTGTTGAACACTCTCAGTTAGGTTGAATTCTTACTACTCAATCAACAATGGGTGAATTATCAAGAATGACTCAATTCAAAGATAAATCAGCAAAAGAAAGTAACGGAGAAAATATTTCTATTCCTACAGGTTTATTTACATATCCTTGTTTAATGGCTGCTGATATTTTACTTTATGATCCAAAATTTGTTCCTGTTGGTGTGGACCAAAAACAACATTTAGAATTGGCTAGAGACATAGCAAGTAGAATGAATAACAAATATGGAGAAATGCATGTTGTTCCAGAACCTATATTAACTAAAGGTAATATTAAAATTATGGACTTGCAAGATCCTACTAAAAAAATGAGTAAATCTAGCGAAAACCCTAAAGCTGTTATCAAAATGTTAGATTCACCTGCTGAAATAGCAAATAAAATTAAAGCCGCTGTAACAGATAGTGAAAACTTAATTAAATACGATCCTGTTAATAAACCAGGGGTTTCTAACCTAATGAATATATATTCAATCATCAAAGATGTTTCAATTGAAGAATGTAATAAAAGATGAGAAGGAAAAAATTATAAAGATCTGAAAGACGATGTGACTGAAGCGTTATTAGAATTAATTATTCCGATTCATGAAAAATACAATGAAATTATTAAAGGTGATTACTTAAAAGAAGTACTTGAAAAAGGTGCTTCAAAGGCTAAAAAAGTTGCTAATAAAAAAGTTAATAAAGTTCAAAATAAATTAGGAATTAATTGATATAGAAAATAA
- a CDS encoding NAD(+)/NADH kinase: MKYSIVKNDYDESKKIAEELSNLLISKKWILDNKNPNYIFVIGGDGTFLKAAELFNNILEEVIFVPIKSGGIGFYTNHNRISDIKDILNNIEKQEPIEISVLEANDYKVINEIKIINNLRPLEVDVLIDGELLETFRGTGLVFSTSGGSTGFAKSHNGAVIIDENNIFQMLEIAAVSNNNFRTLNAPVIFSRKHKVEVVITKPNDVEIIVDSRKCKLPANNSIKIQLSDKNIKLISKNSEKLTKTRILNYIFTTNKSYN; encoded by the coding sequence ATGAAATATAGTATTGTAAAAAATGATTATGACGAATCAAAAAAAATTGCTGAGGAACTTTCAAATTTATTAATTAGTAAAAAATGAATTTTAGATAATAAAAATCCTAATTACATTTTTGTGATTGGCGGAGATGGTACGTTTCTAAAAGCAGCAGAACTATTTAATAACATTTTAGAAGAAGTAATCTTTGTACCAATCAAGTCAGGGGGTATTGGTTTTTACACAAACCATAACAGAATCTCAGATATTAAGGACATATTAAATAATATAGAAAAACAAGAACCAATTGAAATTTCAGTTTTGGAGGCTAACGATTATAAAGTTATTAATGAAATTAAAATCATTAATAACTTAAGACCATTGGAAGTTGATGTTTTAATTGATGGTGAATTGCTAGAAACTTTTAGAGGAACAGGTTTAGTATTCTCAACTTCTGGTGGAAGCACTGGATTTGCAAAATCTCACAATGGAGCTGTAATAATTGATGAAAATAATATTTTTCAGATGCTAGAAATAGCTGCAGTATCAAATAACAACTTCAGAACATTAAATGCTCCAGTTATTTTTTCAAGAAAGCATAAGGTGGAAGTAGTAATAACAAAACCAAATGATGTTGAAATTATTGTGGATAGCAGAAAATGTAAACTACCAGCAAATAACTCAATCAAAATTCAATTAAGTGATAAAAATATAAAATTGATTTCAAAAAACAGTGAAAAATTAACAAAGACAAGAATATTGAATTATATTTTCACAACAAACAAATCTTATAATTAG
- the rsmD gene encoding 16S rRNA (guanine(966)-N(2))-methyltransferase RsmD, with protein sequence MNVISGKYKGLKLNTLEGMNTRPTLTRIKEDAFNIIDNYFIFDGKKSLDIFGGSGALTIEGLSRGIPYAVVNDFSRDALRVIKSNLEKTKSKNWETHNKDYLELIDYLAFRNEKFDLVYMDPPFAKVESYDQVFKKLLDLNLLNNWAIIMIESEMPLDKKVISEFKLLKYKDYNKKHLYIIRLENKDGK encoded by the coding sequence ATGAACGTAATATCAGGCAAATATAAAGGGTTAAAATTAAATACACTTGAAGGTATGAATACTAGACCTACTTTGACTAGAATTAAAGAAGATGCATTCAATATTATTGATAACTATTTTATCTTTGACGGCAAAAAAAGTTTAGATATTTTTGGTGGGAGCGGTGCTTTAACTATTGAAGGTTTAAGTAGAGGAATACCATATGCTGTGGTTAATGATTTTTCAAGAGATGCCTTAAGAGTAATAAAGTCAAACTTAGAAAAAACTAAATCTAAAAATTGAGAAACTCACAATAAGGACTATTTAGAATTGATTGACTATTTAGCTTTTAGAAATGAAAAATTTGATTTGGTTTATATGGACCCACCATTTGCAAAAGTTGAGTCATACGATCAAGTGTTTAAAAAATTACTTGATTTAAACCTATTAAATAACTGAGCAATAATAATGATTGAATCAGAAATGCCATTAGATAAAAAAGTTATATCAGAATTTAAATTATTAAAATACAAAGATTACAATAAAAAACATTTATACATTATAAGATTGGAGAACAAAGATGGAAAATAA
- the gmk gene encoding guanylate kinase → MENKGKVIIISGPSGVGKGSVNGELLRNKELKLEYSVSMTTRPPREGEVNGVNYFFVSKEEFANAIVNNELIEYANFVGNSYGTPRKYVEEKLNQGKNVILEIEVDGATQVLRNEENVLSIFLMPPTLNELEARIKGRATESDEKIKARLDKALLEIPLKHNYDYVVENDSVENAVSKITDILIREKCAGANKESKFKDLVKIVENIVDEKYTYFINNWEANVKILAHNTEAKEEAQNFDAREELIKILSSEVYRKTLAHGDFSKINDVEFVDFKIQKLMFKINFFSIKQRSDFSGD, encoded by the coding sequence ATGGAAAATAAAGGAAAAGTAATTATTATATCAGGACCAAGCGGTGTTGGTAAGGGTAGTGTTAATGGGGAATTATTGAGAAATAAAGAATTGAAATTAGAATATTCAGTTTCAATGACAACAAGACCACCACGTGAAGGTGAAGTAAATGGGGTTAACTATTTCTTTGTGTCAAAAGAAGAATTTGCAAATGCAATTGTCAACAATGAACTTATTGAGTATGCCAATTTTGTTGGTAATTCTTATGGAACACCAAGAAAATACGTTGAGGAAAAATTAAATCAAGGTAAAAATGTTATTTTAGAAATTGAAGTTGATGGAGCAACTCAAGTTTTAAGAAATGAGGAAAATGTTTTATCAATATTTTTAATGCCACCAACTTTAAATGAGCTAGAAGCAAGAATAAAGGGTAGAGCAACTGAATCAGATGAAAAAATTAAAGCTCGTTTAGATAAAGCATTATTAGAAATACCATTAAAGCATAATTATGATTATGTTGTTGAAAATGATTCTGTTGAAAACGCTGTGTCAAAAATTACTGACATTTTAATTAGGGAAAAATGTGCAGGAGCAAACAAGGAATCTAAGTTTAAAGATCTTGTTAAAATAGTTGAAAATATTGTTGATGAAAAATATACTTACTTTATTAACAACTGAGAAGCTAATGTTAAAATATTAGCGCATAATACTGAAGCAAAAGAAGAAGCACAAAACTTTGATGCTAGAGAAGAACTAATTAAAATACTTTCTTCTGAAGTTTATAGAAAAACTTTGGCTCATGGAGATTTTTCAAAAATTAATGATGTAGAATTTGTAGATTTTAAAATTCAAAAATTAATGTTCAAAATTAACTTTTTCAGCATAAAACAAAGAAGTGATTTCAGTGGAGACTAA
- the rsmB gene encoding 16S rRNA (cytosine(967)-C(5))-methyltransferase RsmB, with amino-acid sequence MISVETNNSRRIAFDILKKVFKNKSFSNILLNDVSKMQISNKFKNLIFAIVHGTITNQILLDQVSRKIIDVKKTNIDIQILLWMSIYQIRFLKTIPQYAIVNESVMIAKSVNHKFSGLINACLKKVINNEEELFDFSNKDETERICIENSFPKNLFVLIQKGYGNEIAKKVAVDSNQKPVISFRVNTLKITEDDFFNKNKEEYGLEKTQIENCLVSKKAIVKSDSYTNGEITIQDPASILVGNVLNPTKGAKVLDMCSAPGGKLTHLSMLMENTGHITGYEISQNKIKLIEQNIERLSCKNIELKCGDATLIDEKENFDFILLDAPCSGFGVLKRKPEIKINNIEMKSINNIVQLQKKLLDTAYFNLKSNGVMVYSTCTINPFENQHQIKEFTKKYKDIKIIEEKQLFGYEMNTDGFYICKMIKK; translated from the coding sequence GTGATTTCAGTGGAGACTAATAACTCAAGAAGAATTGCATTTGATATTCTGAAAAAAGTGTTTAAGAACAAATCTTTTTCAAATATCCTTTTAAATGATGTATCTAAAATGCAAATTTCAAATAAATTTAAGAACTTAATTTTTGCTATAGTACATGGTACTATTACAAACCAAATATTACTTGACCAAGTTTCAAGAAAAATAATAGATGTTAAGAAAACAAATATTGATATTCAAATATTGTTATGAATGAGCATTTATCAAATTCGTTTTTTAAAAACAATCCCGCAGTATGCTATTGTCAATGAATCAGTAATGATTGCTAAGTCTGTCAACCATAAATTTTCTGGCCTAATAAATGCCTGTTTAAAAAAAGTTATTAATAATGAGGAGGAATTATTTGATTTTTCAAATAAAGATGAAACTGAAAGAATTTGCATTGAAAATTCATTTCCTAAAAATTTGTTTGTCTTAATTCAAAAAGGCTATGGAAATGAAATTGCAAAAAAAGTAGCTGTAGATTCTAATCAAAAACCTGTGATTAGTTTCAGGGTTAATACATTAAAAATAACTGAAGACGATTTTTTTAATAAAAATAAAGAAGAGTATGGACTAGAAAAAACTCAAATCGAAAACTGTTTAGTTTCTAAAAAAGCAATTGTTAAAAGTGATAGTTATACAAACGGAGAAATAACTATTCAAGACCCAGCTTCTATTTTGGTTGGGAATGTTTTAAATCCAACTAAAGGAGCAAAAGTTTTAGATATGTGTAGTGCTCCAGGGGGCAAATTAACTCATTTAAGTATGCTAATGGAAAATACAGGTCATATCACTGGATATGAAATAAGCCAAAATAAAATAAAACTGATAGAACAAAATATTGAAAGATTAAGTTGTAAAAATATTGAACTTAAATGTGGAGATGCAACTTTAATTGATGAAAAAGAAAATTTTGATTTTATATTATTAGATGCCCCCTGTTCAGGTTTTGGTGTATTAAAAAGAAAGCCAGAAATAAAAATTAATAATATTGAAATGAAAAGTATTAATAATATTGTACAACTTCAAAAAAAATTATTAGATACTGCTTATTTTAACCTTAAAAGTAATGGTGTCATGGTTTATTCTACCTGCACAATAAACCCTTTTGAAAATCAGCATCAAATTAAAGAATTTACAAAGAAATATAAAGATATTAAGATTATTGAAGAAAAGCAATTATTTGGTTATGAAATGAATACGGATGGTTTTTATATTTGTAAAATGATTAAAAAATAG
- the cmk gene encoding (d)CMP kinase produces MNKKIIVAVDGTAGSGKTATFNAVAQKIGYEFIDTGLMYRAFTLLCIESKIDFSNKEQIIDTLNIFDFSVKNGKPYLNGKEVEKRIQENDIVEFINYVTPIPEVRKFMIKAQRAMVTGGGYIEIGRDITTVVLPDADLKIYLDSSVEARAERRFKQNKRLGIKNNNFEEIKNSIINRDEQDFKNGLKKVEDAWLIDNSNIPIQDVVNMVIDKIKELEGK; encoded by the coding sequence ATGAATAAGAAAATTATTGTAGCTGTTGATGGGACTGCAGGTAGTGGAAAAACTGCTACGTTCAATGCAGTTGCTCAAAAAATAGGTTATGAATTTATTGATACAGGATTAATGTATAGAGCATTTACTTTGCTTTGTATAGAATCAAAAATTGATTTTTCAAATAAAGAGCAAATTATTGATACATTAAATATTTTTGACTTTTCAGTTAAAAATGGTAAACCTTATTTAAATGGAAAAGAAGTAGAAAAAAGAATTCAAGAAAATGACATAGTCGAATTCATTAATTATGTAACTCCAATACCAGAAGTGAGAAAGTTCATGATAAAAGCTCAAAGAGCAATGGTAACTGGTGGCGGATACATTGAAATAGGTAGAGATATAACAACTGTTGTATTGCCTGATGCGGATTTAAAAATTTATTTAGATTCAAGTGTTGAAGCTAGAGCTGAAAGAAGATTTAAGCAAAATAAAAGATTAGGTATTAAAAATAATAATTTTGAGGAAATAAAAAATTCGATAATTAACAGAGATGAACAGGACTTTAAAAATGGATTAAAAAAAGTAGAAGATGCTTGATTAATTGATAATTCAAATATTCCAATCCAAGACGTTGTTAATATGGTTATTGATAAAATAAAAGAATTGGAAGGTAAATAA
- the der gene encoding ribosome biogenesis GTPase Der — MKKGIVAIVGRPNVGKSSLFNRIIREKKSIVEDTPGVTRDRIYGTAEWLTREFIVIDTGGITLEDQPFAKEIKVQAEIAMEEADVIVFLLNHQEGLSDEDKMIAKILYKTKKPIVLAVNKYDKKTSNFDQYEYMSLGFGEPILISATHGIGTGDLLDDIIHQMPSNDEINKDNRTRVSIIGRPNVGKSSLVNSLIGEERMIVSDIPGTTLDAVDSVVKVNNIEYTLIDTAGIRKKSKIFQNVEKYSYLRSLTTINGSDVVLLMLDASVPISDLDTNIGGLAFEERKPIIIIANKWDLVENKEKEILKKEDEIRAYFKYLAYAKILFVSAHDKTRITKIFTAVEDIRTALDKKIKTSVFNEVLNKAQLINPAPNFNGGRLKIYYGAQVEAYLPTFVLFVNNPDYVHFSYKRFLENQIRLQFGFEGVPMSIIFRERK; from the coding sequence ATGAAAAAGGGAATTGTAGCAATAGTAGGAAGACCAAACGTTGGTAAATCATCGTTATTTAACAGAATAATTAGAGAAAAAAAATCAATTGTTGAAGATACACCAGGTGTAACCAGAGATAGAATTTATGGGACAGCAGAATGATTAACAAGAGAATTTATTGTTATTGACACTGGTGGTATAACACTTGAAGATCAACCATTTGCTAAAGAGATTAAGGTTCAAGCTGAAATAGCTATGGAAGAAGCTGATGTAATTGTTTTTTTATTGAATCATCAAGAAGGTTTATCAGATGAGGATAAAATGATTGCAAAAATTTTATACAAGACTAAAAAACCAATTGTTTTAGCAGTAAATAAATATGATAAAAAAACTTCTAATTTTGATCAATATGAGTACATGAGTTTAGGATTTGGAGAGCCAATTCTTATAAGTGCAACTCACGGTATCGGAACTGGGGATTTATTAGACGATATAATTCATCAAATGCCTTCAAATGATGAAATAAATAAAGATAATAGAACAAGAGTTTCAATTATAGGGAGACCAAACGTTGGTAAATCTTCATTAGTTAATTCATTAATTGGTGAGGAAAGAATGATTGTTAGTGATATACCTGGTACAACCTTGGATGCAGTTGACTCAGTTGTTAAAGTAAATAATATTGAATATACACTTATTGATACTGCAGGTATTAGAAAGAAATCTAAGATCTTTCAAAACGTTGAAAAGTACAGTTACTTGAGATCGTTAACAACAATTAATGGAAGTGATGTTGTTTTACTTATGTTAGATGCATCAGTACCAATTAGTGATTTAGATACAAATATTGGTGGATTGGCTTTCGAAGAAAGAAAACCAATTATAATAATTGCTAATAAATGAGATTTAGTAGAAAATAAAGAAAAAGAGATATTAAAAAAGGAAGATGAAATAAGAGCTTACTTTAAATATTTAGCGTACGCCAAAATTTTATTCGTGTCAGCGCATGATAAAACTAGAATAACTAAAATATTTACTGCAGTTGAAGACATTAGAACAGCACTTGATAAAAAAATTAAAACATCAGTATTCAATGAAGTTTTAAATAAAGCACAATTAATTAATCCTGCACCAAACTTTAACGGTGGAAGACTAAAGATTTATTATGGTGCACAAGTGGAAGCTTATTTACCTACATTTGTTTTGTTTGTTAACAACCCGGATTATGTTCACTTCTCATACAAAAGATTTTTAGAAAATCAAATAAGACTTCAATTTGGATTTGAAGGTGTGCCAATGTCAATTATTTTCAGAGAAAGGAAATAA
- a CDS encoding NAD(P)H-dependent glycerol-3-phosphate dehydrogenase: MSKKNITIIGTGAYGTALANVLADNDNNVIMYGIVEQQVDDINIYHQNSVFFDNKKINKKIRATNSMAAALENTDILILGVPTTAIKHVVNDIIKYAKKPMDIINTAKGLDEENLGLLSDKIKKYFEKSNVLASYSALYGPSIAIEVVDRQPTAIMIASETIEKAKELCDVFSNEYFYMYPTTDIAGCEISAALKNSIAIGGGILKAYNAGDNAHATLLTLGLNEMYEFGKHFGAKLETFLNFAGLGDLILTASSKKSRNFRLGETIVELNDAKKALESFKLTVEGVETARIAHEIGIKYEINMNFFEIIYNILYNNVKPISLLNNVFRDVKLV, encoded by the coding sequence ATGAGTAAAAAAAATATAACAATTATCGGAACTGGAGCTTACGGAACTGCATTAGCAAATGTATTAGCCGATAATGATAACAATGTTATTATGTATGGAATTGTTGAACAACAAGTTGACGATATTAATATTTATCATCAAAATTCAGTTTTTTTTGATAATAAAAAAATAAATAAAAAAATTAGAGCTACTAATTCAATGGCAGCAGCATTGGAAAATACTGATATTTTAATTTTGGGAGTTCCTACAACTGCAATCAAACATGTAGTTAATGATATTATTAAATATGCTAAAAAACCAATGGATATAATTAATACAGCAAAAGGTCTTGATGAAGAGAATTTAGGTTTACTTTCAGATAAAATTAAAAAATACTTTGAAAAATCAAACGTTTTAGCATCATACTCAGCTTTGTATGGTCCCTCAATTGCTATTGAAGTTGTTGATCGTCAACCTACCGCTATAATGATTGCGTCAGAAACAATTGAAAAAGCTAAAGAACTATGTGACGTATTTTCAAATGAATACTTTTACATGTATCCAACAACTGATATTGCTGGTTGTGAAATATCAGCTGCATTAAAAAATTCAATTGCAATTGGTGGTGGAATTCTTAAAGCATATAATGCAGGGGATAATGCTCATGCTACATTATTGACGTTAGGATTAAATGAAATGTATGAGTTTGGAAAACATTTTGGAGCTAAGCTAGAAACATTTTTAAACTTTGCTGGATTAGGTGATTTAATATTAACTGCATCAAGTAAAAAATCTAGAAATTTTAGATTAGGTGAAACAATTGTTGAATTAAATGATGCTAAAAAAGCTTTAGAATCATTTAAATTAACTGTTGAAGGGGTGGAAACAGCCAGAATAGCCCATGAAATAGGGATAAAATATGAAATTAACATGAATTTTTTTGAAATAATATATAATATTTTATATAATAATGTTAAGCCTATTTCACTTTTAAATAATGTCTTTAGAGACGTGAAATTAGTTTAA
- a CDS encoding HU family DNA-binding protein has product MTKKDLINEIIANENISKVECESVVNSLFDLIIEELSSGNEVSIAGFGKFAISERAAREGINPSTGEKISIASSKSAKFKAAKQLKEKLN; this is encoded by the coding sequence ATGACAAAAAAAGACTTAATTAATGAAATCATTGCTAATGAAAACATTTCAAAAGTTGAATGTGAATCAGTAGTAAACTCATTATTCGATTTAATCATTGAAGAATTATCTTCAGGAAATGAAGTTTCAATCGCAGGTTTTGGTAAATTTGCAATTAGCGAAAGAGCAGCAAGAGAAGGTATCAACCCTTCTACAGGTGAAAAAATTTCAATTGCTTCTTCAAAATCAGCTAAATTTAAAGCAGCTAAACAATTAAAAGAAAAATTAAACTAA